In one Burkholderiales bacterium GJ-E10 genomic region, the following are encoded:
- a CDS encoding 5- methyltetrahydropteroyltriglutamate/ homocysteine S-methyltransferase yields the protein MVTTHNLGFPRIGAGRELKFALESYWKGGSSRAALEDLGAALRRRHWACQAALDWVPVGDFSFYDQMLDMSVTLGNLPERARRFGGDALDTYFRVARGRSAPDAACGGEGADCCAGIAAGEMTKWFNTNYHYIVPELAADTGFHLDAARLLGQWAEARAAGVNAKPVLIGPVTYLALAKAKDGSARLGLLPRLLAVYVSLLDALASAGATWVQIDEPVLATDLDADWRHAFHEAYHVLKSTRVKLLLTTYFGPLRENLYLAATLPVAGLHLDVSVGRDDILPVCNLLPSHKVLSLGVIDGRNVWKTDLDAVLDWLEPVARQFGDRLWIAPSCSLLHVPVDLEREEELDPEVKSWLAFALQKLDELQVLARALREGREAVRVELDANRAALAARRRSPRVHNPAVQARVAATASQSGARASVYAVRAAKQAALRNLPAYPTTTIGSFPQTTEIRRVRSEFRAGRLDAAAYRKAMEDEIARCVREQEALDLDVLVHGEPERNDMVEYFGEQLEGFAFSRHGWVQSYGSRCVKPPILFGDVHRPKAMTVDWIRYAQSRTTKPMKGMLTGPVTMCNWSFVRDDQPRSASCRQLALAIRDEVLDLEAAGIRVIQIDEAALREGLPLRRAERDGYLDWAVASFRIAANGVRDETQIHTHMCYSEFNDIIAAIARMDADVITIETARSNMELLDAFEDVAYPNAIGPGVYDIHAPNVPATGQIVAAMRKAAARIPAERLWVNPDCGLKTRRWEEVLPALANMVAAAKVLRAG from the coding sequence ATGGTCACCACGCACAATCTCGGATTCCCGCGCATCGGCGCCGGGCGGGAGTTGAAGTTCGCATTGGAGTCGTACTGGAAGGGCGGGTCGTCGCGCGCGGCGCTGGAAGACCTCGGCGCGGCGTTGCGCCGGCGCCATTGGGCATGCCAAGCCGCCCTGGACTGGGTCCCGGTGGGCGATTTTTCGTTCTATGACCAGATGCTCGACATGAGCGTCACGCTGGGCAACCTGCCGGAGCGGGCACGCCGGTTCGGGGGTGACGCGCTCGACACCTACTTCCGCGTGGCGCGAGGTCGCTCCGCACCGGATGCGGCCTGCGGTGGCGAGGGCGCGGACTGCTGCGCCGGAATTGCCGCCGGCGAGATGACCAAGTGGTTCAACACCAACTACCACTACATCGTTCCCGAGCTTGCCGCCGACACCGGGTTCCATCTCGATGCCGCCCGCCTGCTCGGGCAGTGGGCCGAAGCCCGGGCGGCAGGCGTCAACGCCAAGCCGGTTCTCATCGGGCCGGTGACCTATCTGGCCCTGGCCAAGGCCAAGGATGGTTCCGCCCGGCTCGGCCTGCTGCCGCGCCTGCTCGCGGTCTACGTCTCGCTTCTCGATGCGCTGGCGTCTGCGGGCGCGACGTGGGTGCAGATCGACGAGCCGGTGCTCGCGACCGATCTCGACGCCGATTGGCGGCATGCGTTCCACGAGGCGTACCACGTCTTGAAGTCGACCCGCGTCAAGCTGCTGCTCACCACCTATTTCGGGCCGTTGCGGGAAAACCTCTACCTCGCCGCGACCCTGCCCGTCGCGGGCCTGCACCTCGACGTCTCCGTCGGCCGGGACGACATCCTGCCGGTCTGCAATCTGCTGCCTTCGCACAAGGTCCTGTCCTTGGGAGTGATCGATGGACGCAACGTCTGGAAGACCGACCTGGACGCGGTGCTGGATTGGCTCGAACCCGTGGCCCGGCAGTTCGGCGACCGCCTGTGGATCGCGCCCTCCTGTTCGCTGCTGCACGTGCCGGTGGACCTCGAGCGCGAGGAGGAACTCGACCCGGAGGTCAAATCCTGGCTGGCGTTCGCCTTGCAGAAGCTCGACGAATTGCAGGTGCTGGCCCGGGCGTTGCGGGAAGGGCGCGAGGCCGTGCGGGTCGAACTGGACGCGAACCGGGCCGCGCTGGCGGCGCGGCGCCGTTCGCCGCGCGTGCACAACCCGGCGGTGCAGGCCCGCGTGGCGGCCACCGCATCGCAAAGTGGAGCGCGCGCGAGCGTGTATGCCGTGCGCGCGGCCAAGCAGGCGGCGCTGCGGAATCTGCCGGCGTATCCGACGACGACGATCGGTTCGTTTCCCCAGACTACCGAAATCCGGCGGGTCCGCAGCGAGTTCCGCGCCGGACGCCTCGATGCCGCCGCCTATCGCAAGGCGATGGAGGACGAGATCGCGCGGTGCGTGCGCGAGCAGGAGGCGCTGGACCTGGATGTACTGGTGCACGGCGAGCCGGAGCGCAACGACATGGTCGAATACTTCGGCGAGCAGCTCGAGGGCTTCGCGTTCAGCCGCCATGGCTGGGTCCAGTCCTATGGTTCGCGGTGCGTGAAGCCGCCCATCCTCTTCGGCGATGTCCATCGCCCGAAGGCGATGACGGTGGATTGGATCCGCTACGCGCAGTCGCGGACGACCAAGCCGATGAAAGGAATGCTCACCGGGCCGGTGACGATGTGCAACTGGTCGTTCGTGCGCGACGACCAGCCGCGTTCGGCATCCTGTCGGCAGTTGGCGCTGGCGATCCGCGATGAGGTGCTGGACCTCGAAGCGGCCGGAATCCGGGTGATCCAGATCGACGAGGCGGCGTTGCGCGAGGGCTTGCCGCTGCGCCGGGCGGAGCGGGACGGCTACCTCGACTGGGCGGTCGCATCGTTCCGTATCGCGGCCAACGGCGTGCGCGACGAAACGCAGATCCACACCCACATGTGCTACTCGGAGTTCAACGACATCATCGCCGCCATCGCGCGGATGGATGCGGACGTCATCACCATCGAAACCGCCCGCTCGAACATGGAACTGCTCGACGCCTTCGAGGACGTCGCCTACCCGAATGCGATCGGGCCCGGCGTCTACGACATCCATGCGCCCAACGTGCCGGCGACGGGGCAGATCGTCGCGGCGATGCGCAAGGCCGCCGCGCGCATTCCGGCGGAGCGCCTGTGGGTGAATCCGGATTGCGGGCTCAAGACGCGCCGTTGGGAGGAGGTGCTGCCGGCGCTCGCCAACATGGTGGCGGCGGCGAAGGTGCTGCGCGCCGGCTGA
- a CDS encoding ribbon-helix-helix protein, copG family, whose translation MSATITIRLEEDMKDRLDRLAGSTHRSKSFLAAEAIREFVENNEWQIAEIHSALKEANAGDFATEQDVDALAKKWKLNAR comes from the coding sequence ATGTCCGCGACCATCACCATCCGTCTTGAAGAAGATATGAAGGATCGGCTCGACCGGTTGGCAGGCTCGACGCACCGTAGCAAGTCGTTTCTCGCCGCCGAAGCAATTCGGGAATTCGTCGAGAACAATGAGTGGCAGATCGCAGAAATCCACTCGGCACTCAAGGAGGCAAACGCCGGCGACTTCGCAACCGAGCAAGACGTTGACGCGCTCGCGAAAAAGTGGAAGTTGAATGCGCGTTAG
- a CDS encoding lysophospholipid transporter LplT: MGAPIFRTISSRGMAAVLIAQFLSALADNALLFAALALLKRGHYPAWTEPALQESFIAAYIVLAPFAGPLADAIPKGRAMLLANAGKLLGALAMTLGANAFVAYGVVGIGAAAYSPAKYGILSELVDPDRLVAANGWMEGSTIAAILIGAVAGGVLADWSVAGALWAVVACYGAALLANLAIPRLAPAHGFDGMALRGILRDFARAVRALFGSADARFSVAGTSLFWGAGATLRFLLVAWVPIALGIADNRMPAYLNGAVAGGIVLGAALAARFVTLARPERAMPAGVAIGAAVCLLAGTHGVVLAFALMGFVGAAGGFFVVPLNALLQEAGRESVGSGHAVAIQNLAENLLMLLMVGGYAAAVRIGVPVPTIAVGFGIALSASIAVVWFARIGSLRRRAALAVARSGVPEGRS; the protein is encoded by the coding sequence ATGGGAGCGCCCATTTTCCGCACGATTTCGTCCCGCGGCATGGCGGCGGTGCTGATCGCCCAGTTTCTTTCGGCGCTGGCCGACAACGCGTTGCTGTTCGCCGCTCTGGCGCTGCTCAAGCGGGGGCACTATCCGGCCTGGACGGAACCTGCGCTGCAGGAGTCTTTCATCGCCGCGTACATCGTGCTGGCGCCGTTTGCGGGACCCCTTGCCGATGCCATCCCCAAGGGCCGTGCGATGCTGCTGGCCAATGCCGGGAAGCTGCTGGGGGCGCTGGCCATGACGCTCGGCGCGAACGCCTTCGTCGCCTATGGCGTGGTCGGGATCGGCGCAGCCGCCTATTCGCCGGCGAAGTACGGCATTCTTTCCGAACTGGTCGACCCGGATCGTCTGGTCGCCGCCAATGGCTGGATGGAGGGATCGACGATCGCTGCGATCCTGATCGGCGCGGTCGCGGGCGGCGTCCTGGCGGACTGGAGCGTCGCCGGCGCGCTGTGGGCGGTGGTGGCCTGCTACGGCGCCGCGCTGCTCGCCAATCTGGCGATTCCGCGGCTTGCGCCCGCCCACGGCTTCGACGGCATGGCGCTGCGGGGGATCCTGCGCGATTTCGCGCGGGCGGTCCGCGCGTTGTTCGGCAGCGCCGATGCCCGATTCTCCGTCGCCGGAACCAGCCTGTTCTGGGGGGCGGGCGCGACCCTGCGCTTCCTGCTGGTGGCCTGGGTGCCGATCGCGCTGGGCATTGCCGACAACCGTATGCCGGCGTACTTGAACGGGGCGGTTGCCGGCGGCATCGTGCTGGGCGCGGCGCTGGCGGCGCGCTTCGTCACGCTGGCCAGGCCGGAGCGCGCGATGCCGGCGGGCGTTGCGATCGGCGCGGCGGTGTGCCTGCTGGCGGGAACGCACGGCGTCGTGCTCGCATTTGCGCTCATGGGGTTCGTCGGCGCCGCAGGCGGGTTCTTCGTGGTGCCGCTCAACGCCCTGCTGCAGGAAGCCGGACGGGAAAGCGTCGGATCGGGCCATGCCGTGGCGATCCAGAATCTGGCGGAAAACCTGCTGATGTTGCTGATGGTCGGCGGATATGCAGCGGCTGTCCGGATCGGCGTGCCGGTGCCGACGATCGCGGTCGGCTTCGGGATCGCGCTCTCGGCGAGCATCGCCGTGGTCTGGTTCGCGCGGATCGGCAGCCTGCGGCGCCGGGCGGCGCTCGCGGTCGCCCGGTCCGGGGTGCCGGAGGGACGGTCGTGA
- a CDS encoding plasmid stabilization system protein, RelE/ParE family, translated as MRVSWLRAALRNLDEEATYIAADDEAAARVVVARVLDAVAQLAEQPAMGRPGRVPGTRELVVQNTRYIVPYRVRGDEIQILRVFHTSRRPPQRW; from the coding sequence ATGCGCGTTAGCTGGCTGCGCGCGGCGCTGCGCAACCTCGACGAGGAAGCCACGTACATTGCGGCCGACGATGAGGCAGCAGCGCGCGTTGTCGTTGCACGCGTCCTGGATGCGGTGGCGCAACTCGCCGAGCAACCCGCCATGGGTCGCCCGGGCCGTGTACCCGGCACGCGCGAGTTGGTAGTTCAAAATACCCGCTATATTGTTCCATACCGCGTGCGCGGTGATGAGATCCAGATTTTGCGTGTATTCCACACCTCGCGTCGGCCGCCGCAGCGTTGGTAG
- a CDS encoding multidrug efflux protein produces the protein METPRRTPSSTKARSLRAQSTDAERRLWQELRSRRLMGWRFRRQQPIGPYIVDFVCMEQHLIVEVDGSQHQKACRYDASRDAFLGKRGFVVMRFWDNEVLTQTVAVLEQIRTTSLLRRPSPPPSPACAGEGVS, from the coding sequence ATGGAAACACCCCGCCGAACGCCTTCATCGACGAAGGCACGTTCGCTGCGCGCGCAATCCACCGACGCCGAACGGCGCCTCTGGCAAGAACTGCGTTCGCGTCGCCTCATGGGATGGCGGTTCCGTCGACAGCAACCGATCGGTCCTTATATCGTCGATTTCGTCTGCATGGAACAACACCTCATCGTCGAGGTGGACGGCTCACAACATCAGAAAGCATGCCGCTACGACGCTTCGCGGGATGCATTCCTTGGCAAGCGCGGCTTCGTGGTGATGCGATTCTGGGACAACGAGGTCTTGACGCAGACCGTGGCAGTGCTCGAGCAAATTCGCACGACATCGCTCTTGCGACGACCCTCACCCCCGCCCTCTCCCGCCTGCGCGGGAGAGGGGGTTTCGTGA
- a CDS encoding LysR family transcriptional regulator, with protein sequence MIERQHLAIVQEVERQGSLTAAADVLCLTQSALSHSMRKLERQLGTDVWLREGRSLRLTQAGRYLVALANRVLPQLALAEDRLRQFAQGERGTLRIGMECHPCYQWLLGVVAPYLAAWPDVDVDVKQKFQFGGIGALFGYEIDLLVTPDPLFRSGLAFEPVFDYEQVLVVRRDHPLARADHVLPPRLAQEVLITYPVPVERLDIFRQFLAPAGIAPRRHKTIETTDILLQMVASGRGVTALPRWLVDHYADRMDIAAVRLGPQGLAKQIFLGAREEDLGVDYLRAFIESARRPQIGR encoded by the coding sequence ATGATTGAACGCCAGCACCTGGCGATCGTCCAGGAAGTCGAACGGCAGGGATCCCTGACCGCAGCGGCGGATGTGCTGTGCCTGACCCAGTCGGCGCTCAGCCACAGCATGCGCAAGCTGGAGCGCCAGCTCGGCACCGACGTCTGGCTGCGCGAAGGGCGGAGCCTCCGCCTGACCCAGGCGGGCCGATACCTCGTGGCCCTCGCCAACCGGGTGCTGCCGCAACTCGCCCTTGCGGAAGACCGTCTGCGCCAGTTCGCACAGGGGGAGCGCGGCACGCTGCGCATCGGCATGGAATGCCACCCTTGCTACCAATGGCTGCTCGGAGTGGTCGCGCCCTACCTCGCCGCCTGGCCCGACGTCGATGTCGATGTGAAACAGAAGTTCCAGTTCGGCGGCATCGGCGCCCTGTTCGGCTATGAAATCGACCTGCTGGTCACGCCCGACCCGCTGTTCCGGTCGGGCCTGGCGTTCGAGCCGGTGTTCGACTACGAGCAGGTGCTGGTGGTGCGTCGCGACCATCCGCTCGCGCGCGCCGACCACGTCCTGCCGCCGCGACTGGCGCAGGAAGTCCTCATCACCTATCCGGTGCCTGTGGAGCGGCTGGACATCTTTCGCCAGTTCCTCGCACCGGCCGGCATCGCGCCGCGGCGCCACAAGACGATCGAAACCACCGACATCCTGCTGCAGATGGTGGCCAGCGGCCGCGGCGTGACGGCACTGCCGCGCTGGCTGGTCGACCACTATGCCGACCGGATGGACATCGCCGCGGTTCGCCTGGGGCCGCAGGGCCTCGCCAAGCAGATCTTTCTCGGAGCGCGCGAGGAAGACCTCGGCGTCGACTACCTGCGCGCATTCATCGAATCGGCGCGCCGGCCGCAAATCGGACGGTGA
- a CDS encoding carbonic anhydrase: MNRIPAREALARLRAGNRRFATELHNRGAVVSHERRLELAAAGQAPFAVILGCSDSRVPVEIVFDQGLGDLFVIRVAGNIVAPSQVGSVEFAAEQYGTRLVVVLGHSRCGAVLATIEQLQRPAPMQSRNLHTIVDRVRPAVENLLGTGLERDPDALVHHAVRANIRASADHLRHGSPLIEQLIENDQLVVVGAEYSLETGEVDFFDGLPPDHEPIAS; this comes from the coding sequence GTGAATCGCATTCCGGCGCGGGAAGCGCTCGCCCGTCTGCGCGCGGGGAATCGCCGCTTCGCTACCGAACTGCACAACCGCGGCGCGGTCGTAAGCCACGAACGACGCCTCGAACTGGCTGCCGCCGGCCAGGCGCCGTTCGCCGTGATCCTCGGCTGCTCGGATTCGCGCGTCCCGGTGGAGATCGTGTTCGACCAGGGGCTGGGCGATCTCTTCGTCATCCGCGTCGCCGGCAACATCGTCGCGCCATCCCAGGTCGGCAGCGTCGAGTTCGCGGCCGAGCAGTATGGAACGCGGCTCGTCGTCGTGCTCGGCCACTCGCGCTGCGGCGCGGTGCTGGCGACCATCGAGCAACTGCAGCGTCCGGCGCCCATGCAATCCCGCAACCTGCACACGATCGTCGACCGGGTCCGCCCGGCGGTCGAAAACCTGCTGGGAACCGGCCTGGAGCGCGATCCCGACGCGCTGGTCCATCATGCGGTGCGGGCGAACATCCGCGCCTCGGCGGACCACCTGCGCCACGGCTCCCCGCTCATCGAGCAGTTGATCGAAAACGACCAGCTGGTCGTCGTCGGTGCCGAATACTCGCTCGAAACCGGTGAAGTCGACTTCTTCGACGGCCTGCCGCCCGATCACGAACCGATTGCATCGTGA
- a CDS encoding oxygen-binding protein, with protein MQEQNRNRGIGAVDVPQAPSSGRPAPIVPGGNPHYDAIGGEAAVRRLVERFYQLMEELPQARDVRALHPADLAETKERFFLFLSGWLGGPPLYAERFGHPRLRQRHMPFPVGDAERDAWMACMTRALTEEVADERLRAQLIAAFFKTADFLRNR; from the coding sequence ATGCAGGAACAGAATCGAAACCGGGGAATCGGCGCCGTCGACGTGCCCCAGGCTCCGTCGAGCGGACGCCCGGCGCCGATCGTCCCCGGAGGAAATCCGCACTACGATGCGATCGGCGGCGAGGCCGCGGTGCGCCGGCTGGTGGAGCGGTTCTACCAGCTCATGGAGGAACTGCCGCAGGCGCGGGACGTCCGCGCGCTGCACCCGGCGGACCTCGCGGAAACGAAGGAGCGGTTCTTCCTGTTCCTGTCCGGCTGGCTCGGCGGACCGCCGCTTTATGCGGAGCGCTTCGGCCATCCCCGCCTGCGTCAGCGGCACATGCCGTTTCCGGTCGGCGACGCCGAGCGGGATGCCTGGATGGCCTGCATGACGCGCGCGCTGACCGAGGAAGTCGCCGACGAGCGCCTGCGCGCGCAGCTCATCGCAGCGTTCTTCAAGACCGCGGATTTCCTGCGCAATCGCTGA
- a CDS encoding NAD-dependent epimerase/dehydratase has protein sequence MRYQNILVLGGTGFLGRSVVDRLAAEGRRVRVATRRLTQARELAVLPTVEIVEADIHDPAALDRLLMGCDAVINLVGILHDPGTQHPYGRWFCAVHVDLPRRLTAACKARGIERLVHVSALGADGNGPSAYLRSKGDGEDIVRSAGPAGTTIFRPSVVFGDGDRFLNRFAELAACLPVLLLGRPDARLQPVWVEDVAAAIGNALDAQATFGKTYELCGPTVYSLRRLVQFAARASGHRRPVIGLPDFLAYLLADALELLPGEPPLTRDNLDSLSVDNVAGTQPYRPAAELGIRPAPMEPEAALYLAGLHPRTRMDGFRAQARHG, from the coding sequence ATGCGCTACCAGAATATCCTCGTTCTCGGAGGGACCGGTTTTCTCGGTCGTTCGGTCGTCGATCGCCTTGCGGCGGAGGGGCGCCGGGTGCGCGTCGCAACGCGGCGGCTGACGCAGGCGCGCGAGCTCGCCGTGCTGCCCACCGTCGAGATCGTCGAGGCCGACATCCATGATCCGGCAGCGCTCGATCGCCTGCTCATGGGGTGCGACGCAGTCATCAATCTCGTCGGCATCCTGCACGATCCCGGCACCCAGCATCCCTACGGGCGCTGGTTCTGCGCCGTGCATGTCGATCTGCCCCGCCGCCTCACCGCGGCGTGCAAGGCGCGCGGCATCGAGCGGCTGGTCCATGTCAGCGCCCTGGGCGCCGACGGCAACGGGCCTTCCGCCTACCTCCGCAGCAAGGGGGACGGCGAAGACATCGTCCGCAGTGCCGGCCCGGCCGGCACGACGATCTTCCGGCCTTCGGTGGTGTTCGGCGACGGCGACCGGTTCCTCAATCGGTTTGCCGAGCTCGCCGCCTGCCTGCCCGTCCTGCTGCTCGGCCGGCCGGACGCGCGACTGCAGCCCGTCTGGGTCGAGGATGTGGCGGCGGCGATCGGCAACGCCCTCGACGCGCAGGCGACATTCGGCAAGACCTACGAATTGTGCGGACCTACCGTGTATTCGTTGCGGCGGCTGGTGCAGTTCGCCGCGCGGGCGTCGGGCCACCGGCGGCCGGTGATCGGCCTTCCCGACTTCCTCGCCTACCTGCTGGCCGACGCTCTCGAACTCCTGCCGGGGGAACCGCCCCTCACCCGCGACAACCTCGACAGCCTGAGCGTCGACAACGTGGCCGGCACGCAGCCCTATCGCCCGGCCGCGGAACTGGGGATCCGGCCCGCTCCGATGGAGCCGGAGGCGGCGCTGTATCTTGCCGGTCTGCATCCGCGCACGCGGATGGACGGGTTCCGCGCGCAGGCGAGACACGGGTGA
- a CDS encoding multifunctional CCA protein: MKAYVVGGWVRDRLLERMGYPVRHGDRDWVVVGATPEEMVAQGYQPVGRDFPVFLHPQTREETALARTERKTAPGYRGFVVHAAPDVTLEQDLARRDLTINAMAFDAAGEVIDPYGGLADLRARVLRHVGPAFVEDPVRILRLARFAARFADFTIAPETLALARVMVAGGEADALVPERVWQEIARGLMEDRPARMFEVLAATGMLARIAPELAPTDGVLAALDRAAAAAAPLAVRFAVLASCARSAEALRAWLGRLRADADSIQLARLLHDLRSDLRAEPARGEGGAGRILAVLERADALRRPERFARLLEAMHALDGLDGGRWRAAAAAAASVDAGAVAARAGPDARAIAAAIAAARRTAIAAA, from the coding sequence GTGAAGGCGTACGTCGTCGGCGGCTGGGTGCGCGACCGTCTGCTGGAACGCATGGGATACCCGGTGCGCCATGGCGATCGGGACTGGGTGGTGGTCGGGGCGACCCCGGAGGAAATGGTCGCGCAGGGCTACCAGCCCGTCGGCCGCGACTTTCCGGTATTCCTGCATCCGCAGACGCGGGAGGAAACCGCGCTGGCGCGCACGGAACGCAAGACCGCGCCGGGGTATCGGGGGTTCGTCGTGCACGCCGCGCCGGATGTCACGCTCGAGCAGGACCTCGCCCGCCGCGACCTCACGATCAACGCGATGGCGTTCGATGCCGCCGGGGAGGTGATCGATCCATACGGCGGCCTGGCGGACTTGCGCGCGCGCGTTCTGCGCCATGTCGGGCCGGCGTTCGTCGAGGACCCGGTGCGCATCCTGCGTCTTGCCCGGTTCGCCGCGCGGTTCGCGGATTTTACGATCGCGCCCGAGACCCTGGCGCTGGCGCGCGTCATGGTCGCCGGCGGGGAAGCGGATGCGCTGGTGCCGGAGCGGGTGTGGCAGGAGATCGCGCGCGGGTTGATGGAAGACCGCCCGGCGCGCATGTTCGAGGTGCTTGCCGCCACGGGGATGCTGGCGCGCATCGCCCCCGAGCTGGCGCCGACCGACGGTGTGCTGGCGGCCCTGGATCGCGCAGCCGCGGCCGCCGCCCCGCTGGCGGTGCGGTTCGCCGTGCTGGCATCCTGCGCGCGATCGGCCGAGGCCCTGCGCGCCTGGCTGGGTCGCCTGCGCGCGGACGCCGATTCGATCCAGCTCGCGCGCCTGCTGCACGACCTGCGGTCGGATCTGCGCGCCGAGCCGGCGCGCGGCGAAGGCGGCGCGGGGCGGATCCTGGCGGTGCTGGAGCGCGCCGATGCCCTGCGGCGACCGGAGCGGTTCGCGCGCCTGCTCGAGGCGATGCATGCGCTGGATGGGCTCGATGGCGGACGCTGGCGTGCGGCCGCCGCCGCCGCGGCATCGGTCGATGCCGGCGCGGTCGCCGCCCGGGCGGGCCCGGATGCGCGCGCGATCGCCGCCGCGATCGCCGCAGCGCGGCGCACCGCAATCGCCGCGGCATAG
- a CDS encoding putative uncharacterized protein (Precursor) encodes MEPNRRLLLGLLCTLPAACVSLGDQREPGTPIAAPADAAVRPPAVGQRWVYEVRDLYRNMVVDTVTETVVATAPEIRLQRTSARHGALAEEIQEPWGMIVQDPYWDPPVVFLEPIAAWPRLPIEPGQARSVHARYHTLRTPDFDMPWYQTMHVLGWESIAVPAGTFEVVVYHNAIDFTSNDFNRTESFRSEVVWFAPRIGRWVLRRGRGSYFTPNRGGPMVERYLQWKLISWG; translated from the coding sequence ATGGAACCCAACCGAAGACTCCTCCTCGGCCTGCTCTGCACGCTGCCCGCAGCCTGCGTTTCCCTCGGCGATCAACGCGAACCGGGGACGCCGATCGCAGCACCGGCCGACGCCGCCGTCCGCCCGCCCGCCGTCGGCCAGCGATGGGTGTACGAAGTGCGCGACCTGTACCGCAACATGGTGGTCGACACGGTGACCGAAACCGTGGTGGCCACTGCGCCCGAAATCCGCCTGCAGCGGACGAGCGCGCGCCATGGCGCGCTGGCCGAGGAAATCCAGGAACCCTGGGGCATGATCGTGCAGGATCCCTACTGGGATCCGCCCGTCGTGTTCCTCGAGCCGATTGCGGCGTGGCCGCGGCTGCCGATCGAACCAGGGCAGGCGAGATCCGTGCATGCCCGGTATCACACGCTCCGGACGCCCGACTTCGACATGCCGTGGTACCAGACCATGCACGTTCTGGGCTGGGAGTCGATCGCCGTTCCGGCCGGAACCTTCGAGGTTGTGGTCTATCACAACGCCATCGACTTCACCAGCAACGATTTCAACCGCACCGAAAGCTTCCGCAGCGAAGTCGTCTGGTTCGCGCCGCGGATCGGGCGCTGGGTCCTGCGCCGGGGCCGTGGGTCCTACTTCACCCCCAACCGGGGCGGCCCGATGGTCGAGCGCTACCTTCAGTGGAAATTGATTTCGTGGGGGTGA